Proteins encoded together in one Chelonoidis abingdonii isolate Lonesome George chromosome 1, CheloAbing_2.0, whole genome shotgun sequence window:
- the DBX2 gene encoding homeobox protein DBX2, with the protein MEIVLSKHFFLRAPPFYSECCGGSCQHPVSPTAFPREESVLPLLTQDSNYKARRGILRRAVFSEDQRRALEKMFQKQKYISKTDRKKLAINLGLKESQVKIWFQNRRMKWRNSKEKEVLSNRCLQEEGLQENYLSRSALNFTSPCPSIWEVSQQQASLRWRENSAEPSERLNNRNSVQPPQETDSFQGTLYLYPEQDTRDKAVTLSV; encoded by the exons atggagataG ttctttccaaacatttttttctccgaGCCCCACCATTCTACTCAGAATGCTGCGGTGGGTCCTGTCAGCACCCTGTATCCCCCACTGCTTTTCCAA GAGAGGAAAGTGTTCTGCCTCTGTTGACCCAGGACTCCAACTACAAAGCCCGGAGAGGTATTTTAAGAAGAGCCGTCTTTTCTGAAGACCAGAGAAGAGCTTTGGAGAAGATGTTTCAGAAACAGAAGTATATCAGCAAAACAGACAGAAAGAAACTTGCCATTAACTTGGGTCTGAAAGAGTCACAG GTGAAAATTTGGTTTCAGAACCGAAGGATGAAATGGCGAAACTCCAAAGAAAAAGAAGTGCTTTCAAACAGGTGCCTCCAAGAAGAGGGTCTTCAAGAGAACTACCTCTCAAGATCCGCTCTGAATTTTACTTCCCCATGTCCGTCTATATGGGAAGTGTCTCAACAGCAGGCAAGTCTGAGATGGAGGGAGAATTCTGCAGAACCTTCAGAAAGACTGAATAATAGAAATAGCGTGCAGCCACCTCAAGAAACAGATTCATTTCAGGGCACATTGTATTTGTACCCTGAACAAGACACTAGAGACAAGGCAGTTACATTATCAGTATAA